tcctgctgtccctctgtctgtctgtccctccctccgtcctgctgtccctctgtctgtctgtccctccctccGTCCTGCTGTCCGTCTAATGTCATCGTCCCTCCCTCCGTCCtgctgtccctctgtctgtccctccctccgtcctgctgtccctctgtctgtccgtctgtccctccctccgtcctgctgtccctctgtctgtctgtccctctgtctgtctgtccctccctccgtcctgctgtccctctgtctgtctgtccctccctccgtccctcCGTCCTGCAGGCGTCTTCACCAAGCATCCGTCCAATCAGACGCTGTCCCAGGGCAAGGCGGCGCGGCTGGGCTGTGCCGTCCAGGGTCTCACGGAGCCCGACATCGTGTGGATGAAGGACGGAGACAAGCTGTACAGCAGCGACCAGATGTTCCTCACGCTGGGGGACAGACACTGGGAGACATACTACAGGTAATGTAACCCTGGGGGACAGACACTAGGAGACATACTACTGGTACATATCACGCTGGGGGACAGACACTAGGAGACATACTACAGGTACATATAACCCTGGGGACAGACACTGGGAGACATACTACAGGTAATGTAACCCTGGGGgacagacacagggagacaTACTACAGGTACATATAACCCTGGGGACAGACACTAGGAGACATACTACAGGTACATATAACCCTGGGGACAGACACTAGGAGACATACTACAGGtacatacataatataatatataaatccCCCCCCACCAGACCTGCATGTGACTGTAGTCTGTGAGACAAACGCTCAGATCAGTGGACCACGAGGACTCCAGCCGCTCCCAGGGGCCTCTGGGAAATCAGCTGATTTCAGATCAGACGTCTCCG
The Etheostoma cragini isolate CJK2018 unplaced genomic scaffold, CSU_Ecrag_1.0 ScbMSFa_327, whole genome shotgun sequence genome window above contains:
- the LOC117940782 gene encoding tyrosine-protein kinase receptor TYRO3-like — encoded protein: MKPVLWTLLFFLRIHEGTCASGVFTKHPSNQTLSQGKAARLGCAVQGLTEPDIVWMKDGDKLYSSDQMFLTLGDRHWETYY